A window from Chitinophaga filiformis encodes these proteins:
- the traJ gene encoding conjugative transposon protein TraJ: MLTILVPQCCWAQGIVDQVHGLHGVLDKLYKEMLPMCADLIGVGRAIAGFAATFYIGYRVWKHIANAEPVDFFPLFRPFCLGFCILIFPQVIALCNSILKPTVVGTEALRQKANSSVAALLAKREEEMKKTVSYRMYGINDGQGDRDLWMLYTHDDEVGDEGLLGSIGNDIEFAMSKAYYNFKSGFKEFISFVLQLLYEAAALCINTVRTFNLLVLALLGPFVFGLACFDGFAHTLTVYLARYVNFYLWLPIANILGALLGKIQEGMLKLDIDQITQYGDTFFTSSDVGYLIFMIIGIISYTTIPNLSNMVVNSGGGSALTAKITSMAAIAPTTAAAMATGGVSTAALMVDRAGGMAGDAFGNMNLMMSQGMGAHGTGSGYFGSKLSDDPNS; the protein is encoded by the coding sequence GTGCTCACAATACTGGTTCCGCAATGCTGCTGGGCACAGGGCATTGTGGACCAGGTGCATGGCCTGCATGGCGTATTGGACAAACTCTATAAGGAGATGCTGCCTATGTGTGCAGATCTGATCGGAGTAGGGAGGGCGATCGCGGGTTTTGCTGCGACTTTTTATATCGGGTATCGGGTATGGAAGCATATTGCCAACGCAGAACCGGTGGACTTCTTTCCTTTATTCAGGCCGTTCTGTTTGGGTTTTTGCATCCTCATCTTCCCCCAGGTGATAGCGCTTTGTAATTCGATATTAAAGCCTACGGTCGTCGGTACAGAAGCCCTGCGCCAGAAGGCCAACAGCAGCGTGGCCGCCCTGCTGGCAAAACGGGAAGAGGAAATGAAAAAAACGGTGTCTTACCGCATGTACGGCATCAACGACGGGCAGGGAGACAGAGATCTCTGGATGCTGTACACCCATGATGACGAAGTAGGTGATGAGGGACTGCTGGGAAGTATAGGCAATGACATAGAATTTGCCATGAGCAAGGCCTACTACAACTTCAAAAGCGGGTTCAAAGAGTTTATCTCCTTTGTGTTGCAGCTACTCTATGAGGCGGCCGCCCTATGTATCAACACCGTGCGCACCTTTAACTTATTGGTGTTAGCGTTACTCGGTCCGTTTGTATTTGGGCTGGCCTGCTTTGATGGTTTTGCGCATACACTCACGGTATACCTTGCACGTTATGTCAACTTTTATCTGTGGTTGCCTATCGCCAACATCCTGGGTGCCCTGCTGGGCAAAATACAGGAAGGGATGTTAAAGCTGGATATTGACCAGATCACCCAGTACGGAGACACCTTCTTCACCAGTTCAGATGTCGGCTACCTGATCTTTATGATCATTGGTATTATTTCCTACACCACCATCCCCAACCTTAGTAACATGGTGGTTAACAGTGGCGGAGGCAGCGCCCTGACAGCAAAAATCACCAGCATGGCGGCCATTGCGCCGACTACGGCGGCGGCCATGGCCACGGGCGGTGTGAGCACAGCTGCACTCATGGTCGACAGAGCTGGCGGCATGGCCGGCGATGCCTTTGGTAACATGAACCTGATGATGAGCCAGGGAATGGGCGCCCATGGCACTGGTTCCGGCTACTTCGGCAGCAAACTGAGTGACGATCCCAATAGTTAA
- a CDS encoding TerB family tellurite resistance protein: protein MRAIWLACLLLFVAGTSPHYARAQADELAQLALNIEKLAELKKILQSMYDGYRIISEGYNKVKDITSGNYKLHELFLDGLYLVSPAVRKYARVADILSYQLTMVREYKAALKQFRSSGAFDADYLAYLATVYKRLMDDTLFQLDELTMILTAQQLRMSDDERLAAIDRIYNNMEQKLLFLRSFNTQQKLVAIAGMKEKTELSTLRSLHGIDKQ, encoded by the coding sequence ATGAGAGCAATATGGTTAGCCTGCTTGCTACTGTTTGTAGCAGGTACGAGCCCGCACTATGCCCGGGCGCAGGCAGATGAACTGGCACAACTGGCACTCAACATTGAAAAACTGGCAGAGCTGAAAAAAATCCTGCAGTCCATGTATGACGGTTATCGCATTATCAGCGAGGGTTATAACAAAGTCAAAGACATCACCAGTGGTAATTACAAGCTGCATGAACTCTTTCTGGACGGACTATACCTGGTCAGCCCCGCCGTGCGCAAATACGCGCGGGTAGCCGATATACTGTCCTATCAGCTGACCATGGTCAGGGAATACAAAGCCGCTCTAAAGCAGTTTCGTAGCAGCGGGGCTTTCGACGCCGACTACCTGGCCTATCTGGCCACCGTCTACAAGCGCCTGATGGACGACACCCTTTTTCAACTGGATGAGCTGACGATGATACTGACTGCACAGCAGCTGCGCATGAGTGATGATGAGCGTCTGGCGGCCATCGACAGGATATATAATAACATGGAGCAGAAACTACTGTTCCTGCGCAGCTTTAACACGCAGCAAAAACTGGTGGCCATTGCCGGTATGAAAGAAAAAACAGAACTGAGCACCTTGCGCAGCCTGCATGGCATTGACAAACAATAA
- a CDS encoding conjugal transfer protein TraI, translating into MNRCVWIFMVCVGLLTLVPTQQTHAVIWVVVKEALKKVIKAMDLAVQRVQNETIRLQAAQRALENAMSKLKLQEIGEWGEKQRAIFDTYYKELQRVRAAIAYYKRIKSIIRQQADLVSEYKKYYSLFERDAHFSPTELYQISKVYNGMLLQCVKNLDEILLVTNAFATQMSDAARLAIIDKAAGRIEKNIADLRHYSNQNIVLSLQRTKDKQELSTVKAMYGLR; encoded by the coding sequence ATGAACAGGTGTGTATGGATCTTTATGGTCTGTGTGGGACTGCTTACCCTTGTCCCTACCCAGCAAACGCATGCCGTGATCTGGGTGGTTGTAAAAGAGGCATTAAAGAAAGTGATCAAAGCCATGGATCTGGCTGTACAACGCGTGCAGAACGAGACTATTCGGCTGCAGGCTGCACAGCGGGCATTGGAAAATGCCATGTCCAAACTGAAACTACAGGAGATAGGTGAGTGGGGGGAAAAACAAAGGGCCATCTTTGATACCTATTATAAAGAACTGCAACGAGTACGCGCTGCCATCGCCTACTATAAGCGTATCAAATCGATCATCCGCCAGCAAGCCGACCTGGTAAGCGAGTACAAGAAATATTACTCCCTGTTTGAAAGGGACGCTCATTTCTCACCCACTGAGTTATACCAGATCAGCAAGGTATACAACGGTATGTTACTACAGTGTGTAAAAAACCTGGATGAGATCCTACTGGTGACAAATGCCTTTGCCACCCAGATGTCCGACGCCGCAAGGCTGGCTATCATCGACAAAGCAGCAGGCCGTATAGAGAAAAACATTGCCGACCTGCGTCACTATTCCAACCAGAACATTGTATTAAGCCTGCAACGTACCAAAGATAAACAGGAACTGAGTACAGTTAAGGCCATGTATGGCCTACGCTAA
- a CDS encoding TraG family conjugative transposon ATPase — protein MMIVIMIVTMVVVAALLLQLKDSSEPGKALEKLLPVYKVERDCILAKNGDLTIALQLELPEIFSLSSDEYETLHQIWVRAMKLLPPGVILHKQDWFTEEQFQPDFVNSSDSFFNSSSDRFFNERPVLEHHCYLMITRRAGTRPLSNAVFSNLLRPSLVAPGLLNEQEFLDFNDKVSQFSRLLSEGGFIKVIRLTDDQLAGSPQQAGLIERYCFLLHAQQAPMVRDICFKPELRIGENLCQLYTISSPDDLPGLCGSRLTYDKYSSDKAKFPIGFAASVGQLLSCNHIYNQFVVIEDTQKTLKKLETKRRRLQSLSAYSRENAIAREATNSFLNEAISQGRLPVKAHFNIMVWSSDADRQKELRNMASAALAQMDVVPRQTIKGAPQTYWCGLPGNAGALPANETFDTFAEQASCFFIQETTYKDSVSPFGVRLVDRQMGKPIHVDITDEPMRKGWISNRNKVVFGASGSGKSMFMCHLMRSYFELGAHAVIVDVGHSYEGLCQLVGGYYFTYDEKNPLCFNPFFIDEGDTLDTEKKESIKSLLVALWKKDDESFKRSEYVALSNALHRYFEYIDKNPAVFPCFDSFYDFLRDQYAKVLSQDGVKEKDFDFDNFLYVLRPFYGEGEYGFLLNARNRLDLFHQRFIVFELDSIKDHPILFPLVTIIIMELFVSKMRKLKGIRKVITIEEAWKAIAKSGMAEFMRYLYKTVRKFFGEAITVSQEVDDALSSPVVKEAILNNADTKILLDMRKFQNKFDQLQSVMGMPDKGKPMVLSLNKANDPKRRYREVYIDHGGVSMKVYGYEPSPQEYYAYTTEEKEKVLVKQFTAQCGGDMKKGIQALIAHQAKASA, from the coding sequence ATGATGATAGTGATAATGATCGTAACCATGGTGGTGGTGGCAGCCCTGCTGCTACAACTCAAAGACAGCAGTGAGCCAGGTAAAGCACTGGAAAAATTACTGCCGGTATATAAAGTAGAACGGGACTGTATACTCGCAAAAAATGGAGACCTGACCATTGCCTTGCAATTGGAGCTGCCGGAAATATTTAGCCTCAGCAGCGACGAGTATGAAACATTACACCAGATATGGGTCAGAGCAATGAAATTGTTGCCCCCTGGCGTGATCCTGCATAAGCAGGACTGGTTTACAGAGGAGCAGTTCCAGCCGGATTTTGTGAATTCATCAGATAGCTTTTTTAATAGCAGCAGTGATCGTTTTTTTAATGAAAGGCCAGTGCTGGAACACCATTGCTACCTGATGATTACCCGCAGGGCGGGGACGCGGCCTTTAAGTAATGCCGTTTTCTCCAACCTGTTGCGTCCTTCACTGGTAGCACCGGGACTTTTAAACGAGCAGGAATTCCTGGACTTTAATGATAAAGTATCACAGTTTTCCCGTCTGTTAAGCGAAGGAGGCTTTATCAAAGTAATACGGCTCACCGACGATCAGCTGGCAGGTAGCCCGCAACAGGCTGGCCTGATAGAGCGCTATTGCTTTTTGCTTCATGCCCAGCAGGCGCCAATGGTACGCGATATCTGTTTTAAACCAGAGCTGCGTATTGGCGAAAACCTCTGCCAGCTATATACCATCAGCAGCCCTGATGACCTGCCCGGGCTGTGTGGCAGCCGCCTTACCTATGACAAATACTCCAGTGACAAAGCTAAATTTCCGATAGGCTTTGCCGCATCAGTGGGGCAACTGTTGAGCTGTAATCATATCTATAACCAGTTTGTGGTCATCGAAGACACTCAGAAGACCTTGAAAAAACTGGAAACAAAAAGACGGCGGCTGCAATCGCTCAGTGCCTACTCCCGCGAGAACGCCATCGCCAGAGAGGCTACCAACAGCTTCTTAAATGAAGCCATCAGCCAGGGACGACTGCCGGTAAAAGCCCACTTTAATATAATGGTGTGGTCCAGCGATGCAGACCGGCAGAAAGAATTGCGCAATATGGCCAGCGCCGCACTGGCACAAATGGATGTGGTTCCACGCCAGACCATCAAAGGCGCTCCACAAACATACTGGTGTGGTCTGCCAGGCAATGCCGGGGCACTGCCTGCCAACGAGACCTTTGACACCTTTGCTGAACAGGCATCCTGCTTTTTTATCCAGGAGACCACCTATAAGGACTCAGTAAGTCCCTTTGGCGTACGCCTGGTAGATCGGCAAATGGGAAAACCCATTCATGTTGATATTACCGATGAGCCGATGCGCAAGGGATGGATATCCAATCGCAACAAAGTAGTATTTGGTGCATCGGGATCAGGAAAATCAATGTTCATGTGTCACCTTATGCGCAGCTATTTTGAATTGGGAGCACATGCGGTCATTGTAGATGTTGGGCATAGCTATGAGGGATTGTGTCAGCTGGTGGGTGGTTATTACTTTACTTACGATGAGAAAAATCCACTTTGCTTTAATCCTTTTTTTATTGATGAAGGGGATACCCTGGACACCGAAAAGAAAGAAAGTATTAAGTCGTTGCTGGTTGCACTATGGAAAAAGGATGACGAGAGCTTTAAGCGCTCAGAATACGTTGCCTTGTCCAACGCCCTGCATCGTTACTTTGAATACATTGACAAAAATCCGGCAGTGTTTCCCTGCTTTGACAGTTTTTATGACTTTTTGAGGGACCAGTATGCTAAGGTGTTGTCACAGGATGGCGTAAAGGAAAAAGATTTTGATTTTGACAATTTTCTTTACGTCCTGCGGCCCTTTTATGGAGAAGGCGAATATGGTTTTTTGCTCAACGCACGTAACAGACTTGATCTGTTTCATCAGCGATTTATTGTCTTTGAGCTCGATAGCATTAAGGATCATCCCATCCTGTTCCCGCTGGTGACTATTATTATCATGGAGCTATTTGTCAGTAAGATGCGCAAATTAAAAGGCATTCGCAAGGTGATTACCATTGAAGAGGCATGGAAGGCAATCGCGAAATCCGGAATGGCAGAATTCATGCGCTACTTGTATAAAACTGTGCGCAAATTTTTTGGCGAAGCTATTACCGTCAGCCAGGAAGTGGATGATGCGCTCAGCAGCCCCGTGGTGAAGGAAGCCATCTTAAACAATGCAGACACCAAGATACTGCTGGACATGCGTAAGTTTCAGAATAAGTTTGATCAGTTACAGTCTGTGATGGGCATGCCCGACAAAGGCAAACCCATGGTGCTGTCACTAAACAAAGCCAACGATCCCAAACGCAGATATCGGGAGGTCTATATTGATCATGGTGGAGTCAGTATGAAAGTCTATGGCTATGAACCCTCCCCACAAGAGTATTATGCGTATACTACCGAGGAGAAGGAGAAGGTGCTGGTCAAACAGTTTACAGCTCAATGTGGGGGTGATATGAAAAAAGGTATCCAGGCGCTGATTGCGCATCAGGCAAAAGCCAGTGCCTGA
- a CDS encoding DUF4133 domain-containing protein codes for MSSIYEINKGINKPVEFKGFKGQYITYLAAGLVALLVLFAIGYIAGVSVYLCLVVVAACGFVLFSWVYRLSHKYGEHGLMVAAAFRQVPSAIICRNRNVFVRLLKRAHDDSDNDRNHGGGGSPAATTQRQQ; via the coding sequence ATGAGCAGTATTTATGAAATCAATAAAGGCATTAACAAGCCGGTGGAGTTCAAAGGATTCAAAGGGCAATATATCACTTATCTGGCTGCCGGGTTAGTAGCATTGCTGGTGTTGTTTGCAATCGGATATATAGCGGGGGTATCTGTCTACCTGTGCCTGGTGGTAGTGGCAGCGTGTGGATTTGTGTTGTTTTCCTGGGTTTATCGACTCAGTCACAAGTATGGAGAGCATGGCCTGATGGTGGCTGCTGCTTTCCGGCAGGTACCCTCCGCTATTATCTGTAGAAATAGAAATGTATTTGTAAGGTTACTAAAACGTGCGCATGATGATAGTGATAATGATCGTAACCATGGTGGTGGTGGCAGCCCTGCTGCTACAACTCAAAGACAGCAGTGA
- a CDS encoding DUF4134 domain-containing protein, translated as MLSVMIILLAIRQSVQAQTGSGSGGISAATTEVKGYFAVGTTLMYAIGAIVGLVGAVKVYNKWNSGEQDTSRVAASWFGSCIFLVVVATVLKGFFGV; from the coding sequence ATGTTATCTGTCATGATAATATTATTGGCTATACGTCAGTCGGTTCAGGCACAGACTGGCAGTGGTAGCGGTGGTATCAGCGCTGCCACCACAGAAGTTAAAGGATACTTCGCCGTTGGGACCACCTTAATGTATGCGATTGGCGCGATCGTCGGGTTGGTTGGAGCCGTCAAGGTGTATAACAAATGGAATTCGGGCGAGCAGGATACGTCGCGGGTGGCGGCTAGCTGGTTTGGTAGCTGCATTTTTCTTGTAGTAGTAGCTACTGTATTGAAGGGATTTTTTGGCGTTTAG